One Microbacterium sp. SSM24 genomic window, GTAGAACGCTTTCATAGACTGCGCCCGGAGAAGACGCAGTATCCCAGCGATGGACGGGGGTTCGATTCCCCCCATCTCCACAATCCGCTGTCACGGAACAAGGCCTCGAGAACTGCGTGAATACGCGGATCTCGGGGCCTTCGTTCGTTTGTCGCAATGGCGTCGAGTGCGTGCTCGCGTGTCCGTCGCGGAAGCCGTTTTCGTGATCGCACAGCACTGACGCCGGCAGCACATCCGCGGACGGTGCCGACCATCTACACTGTTGCCCACATCTTCATCGTCTCGATGATCATCGGGCGTGGTCGGTACCGGCGGGAGCGAATATGAGCGGCGAGTGGCAGCGTAAGCACCTCGGAGACGACGTGCCGGAGCAGGCCCCGGGCGAGGAGACGCTGCTGGGAGCCGCGGGCGACGAGGTGCCTCCCGGGGGAGTCGTCGCAGGCTCGTTCAGTGACGAGTTCCCCGTAGCCGACCCGTACGCGGGCATTCCGGCCGACGAGGTCGGCCTCCCGCCCCTGAGCGAGGCCGAGCAGGAGGCCGTGGCGCGCGAGGCGGACAGGCTCGCCGACGACCCGGACGCACGCCGCAACCTCTGAGTGAAGGACCTCTGAGCGCACCACGCTCCGGTCTCGACGTCGGATCTCCTCAGTTGCTGCTCATCGTGACGTGAGAGTCGGGAGTCGTCGGGTCGTCGCTCGCGCGATCACGCCGGAGCTTGTGCTTGACCCGGTCGAACCAGTGCTCGGGCGCGGTGAGCGCGGTGACGGCGTCACGGTTCGTCGGGTACACCGACGCGCCGTCGTCGATGATGCCGAACCGTCGGAGACGCGGCATCGCGCCCGACCTCACGCGGCTGAAGGCGATCTCGATCTTGTGCTGCGTGAGCCACGTGCGCAGGCCGTCGAAGGCTTCGGACGCCGTGACGTCGACATCCGTGACCGCCTCCATGTCGATGACGACGTGATGCACGGTGCCCTCACCCGCCGAGGTCACCGCCTTGCGCACCGCCTCGGCGAAGACCGTGCCGTTAGCGAAGAAGAGCGGCGCCGCCATGCGCACCACGATCACGCCGGGCGCCGTCACCTCGCCTGCGGGTGCGGGGTCCAGCAGCGACGCGGTCGGGTTGTCGTTGCGGGCGAGCACATCGATCGCGGGACTGGACGCGCGCTTGGCGAGATTGACCAGCGCCAGCACGAAGGCGACGAGGATGCCCGGGATCGACCCGATGAGCAACGTGACGAGGAAGCAGACGGCGCCGATCCAGAACTCGAACCGGTCGAGGCGCCACAGATCGATGAAGTCGCGGATGCCGAGAAGCGGCAGGATCGCGACGGCGACGATCGCGCCGATGGCGGGCGAGGGGATGTCGGCGAGCAGCGCAGTGCCGAACACCAGGAGAAGGAGCGAGCCGGCGGCGAGCACGAGCGAGGGCAGCTGGGTGCGGGAGCCCGCCTGGTCCATCGCCGCCGTCCGGCTGGTCGAGGATCCGACCGCGAAGCTCGCGGAGGCGCCGGCTGCCACGTTCGCGATCCCGAAGGCGAAGAGGTCGCGGTTCGGGCTCGTCGAGTACCGCCTCTTCTCGGCGTACGACCGCGCGACCAGGAGGCCCTCGGCGACGGTGACCAAGGTGAGCGCGATCGCCGAGGGCACCAGTGCGAGCCATTCGGTCCACGAGATGACCGGCCAGGTCAGCGCGGGCGGGCCCGCGGGCACGTCGCCGAGGACGTCCACGCCGGCCTCGTCGGCGCCGGTGAAGACGACGACGACCGTCGCGAGGACGAGGACGACGAGAGCCCACGGCACGACCGGAAGGAATCTCCTCCCGACGAGAAGGACAGTGACGGATGCCGAGGCGATCAGCATCGACCACGGGTTCGTCGTGCCCAGCCCCAGGATCAGCTGCGAGGACTTCTCGACGAACTCCGCGCCGCTGTCGATCTTCACGCCGAGCATCTTGGCGATCTGCGAGACGAGGATGCCGAGCGCGAGCCCGCCGACGAATCCGACGAGTATCGGCTTGGAGAGGAAGTTGGCGAGGAACCCGAGCTTGAACACGGCGAGGAGCATGAACAGGATGCCGCTGATCACCGCCTGCGCCATCGCCAGCGTCGCGTAGTCTGCCGAGCCCGCCACCGCCAGGCCGCCGATCGACGACGCGACCAGGGCGGCGGCCGCGGCATCCGGAGACGCGACGAGCTGGCGAGAGGACACGACGAGCGCGTACAGCACGGTCGGGAGGATCAACGCGTACAAGCCGGCGGTCGCCGGAAGGCCGGCGATCTGCGCGTAGCCGATGTTCAGCGGGATCGCGATGGCCAGCAGCGTCACACCCGCGAGAAGCTCGCGGCCGACGTTTCGGCGAGTCAGACCGGCAAGGGGCTTCTGCACGTCCACTCCCGTCGAGTCGGCGTCGCAGGGCGGCGACGCCTCCACGCTAGCGGGGCGCGACTCGCGCGCGGCGCTTCCTCGATCGTGTCGCGGGATCGCCAGGCGTGTCAGAGAGCGACGCGCACCCGGCGTCCGTCGAAGCCGACGACGTCGCCGATCTGCAACTGGCGTCCGCGGCGACGATCGACCTCGCCGTTCACCGTCACGAGGCCGTCGATGATCGCCTCCTTCACGTCGCCGCCGGAGTCGAGGACACCGGCGAACTTCAGGAACTGGCCGAGGCGGATGCCGTCGCCGCCGATCGAGACGTCGTCGATCGGGGCGGGCTTCGTCATGTATCGATGCTAGCCGCGCGCGAGCCCGGCCCAGGCATCCTCGATCGGCACATCCTGTCCGAGGACGTTGACCGCGGCGCGGTGGCCCGAGAACATCGCTGCGGGCACCGTCGCCGGGTCGTCCGTCCACGTCGCCTCGCCGGCGAGGTGGAGCACCCCGCCGATCGGAGTGGCAAGGGTGTCGTGGTCCTCGGTCCGCGACCCCACGGTCATATAGGCGTAGGAGCCGTGCGAGAACGGGTCGTCCTGCCAGTCGGTGACGTGCACGTGCGTCGGCTTCGGCACGCGGTCCCCGTACAGGCGTCGCAGCTGCTCCAGCACCGACTCGACGATGCGCTCCTCCGACCAGTGGAGGGTCTCGACGGCAGCTGGACCGGCGGCGAACGTGAGCAGCGTGGGTTCGTCGTGCAGGGCGGTCAGGTCGTACCACGAGTGCCACCACCGCCCCTCGGGACCCTGCTGACGGATGACGTACACGTCCTCGTCCCAGAACTTCGTGGAGAAGCGCAGGAAGACCTTCTCGAACGCGTTCATCGTGAAGCCCGCGAGCGCCCCGGCCACGGGCTCGGGAAGCGACGGTTCGATCAGGAAGTCGTCCGACTGCAGCACCCCCACCGGGACCGTCACGATCGCGGTATCGGCGCCGAACGAGCCGAAGTCGGTGTCGACGACGACACCCTCCGGCGACCACCGCACGCGCGACACCTCGTGCGTGAGCCGGATGTCGAGCCCTTCCGCCAGGCGCCGAGGGAGGATGTCGTATCCGTCGGGGAAGACGACCTCGTCGCCGTCGATGGAGTCGTCGTCGAGGCCGTGCGCGGCGAGGTCGTCGATCCAGGCGCCGTACTGCTCCTCGGAGCGATGCTCGAGGTACTCCCGCACGCGCTGCGTCCGCTCCTCGTCCCACCCCTGCGCGGCCAGCGCCTCCTCGGTGACGTCGCGGTAGGAGGCATCCGGAGCAGACTCTGCCACCACGTCGCGAAGCGTCGCGTCGACCGTGTGGATGTCGGCGACATACCTCGCGGCCGCCTCGGCCGAGAGTCGCACGCCGTCCGGGCCGTAGTGAGCGATCGGGCGGCTGTCGGGCTGATAGCCCCCGACGGTGAACTCGATCGTGCGCATGCCCAACGCCTCCGCAGCCGCGGCGACCGGTGAATCGGTGACACCGTGGATCCACGACGCGCCCATGTCGGTCGCCCGTCCGAGCCTGTGGTCGGTCGAGACGCGTCCGCCGACGCGATCCCTCGCCTCGAGCACGAGAACCCTGCGCCCGTGTCTGGTCAGCAGCCGGGCGGCGGTGAGGCCGGAGACGCCGGCGCCCACCACGATCGTGTCGAATCTCTCCATCGCCGACCTCCGATGCTCGGACGCGCCGTTC contains:
- a CDS encoding flavin monoamine oxidase family protein, with amino-acid sequence MERFDTIVVGAGVSGLTAARLLTRHGRRVLVLEARDRVGGRVSTDHRLGRATDMGASWIHGVTDSPVAAAAEALGMRTIEFTVGGYQPDSRPIAHYGPDGVRLSAEAAARYVADIHTVDATLRDVVAESAPDASYRDVTEEALAAQGWDEERTQRVREYLEHRSEEQYGAWIDDLAAHGLDDDSIDGDEVVFPDGYDILPRRLAEGLDIRLTHEVSRVRWSPEGVVVDTDFGSFGADTAIVTVPVGVLQSDDFLIEPSLPEPVAGALAGFTMNAFEKVFLRFSTKFWDEDVYVIRQQGPEGRWWHSWYDLTALHDEPTLLTFAAGPAAVETLHWSEERIVESVLEQLRRLYGDRVPKPTHVHVTDWQDDPFSHGSYAYMTVGSRTEDHDTLATPIGGVLHLAGEATWTDDPATVPAAMFSGHRAAVNVLGQDVPIEDAWAGLARG
- a CDS encoding RNA-binding S4 domain-containing protein, whose product is MTKPAPIDDVSIGGDGIRLGQFLKFAGVLDSGGDVKEAIIDGLVTVNGEVDRRRGRQLQIGDVVGFDGRRVRVAL
- a CDS encoding SulP family inorganic anion transporter, which translates into the protein MQKPLAGLTRRNVGRELLAGVTLLAIAIPLNIGYAQIAGLPATAGLYALILPTVLYALVVSSRQLVASPDAAAAALVASSIGGLAVAGSADYATLAMAQAVISGILFMLLAVFKLGFLANFLSKPILVGFVGGLALGILVSQIAKMLGVKIDSGAEFVEKSSQLILGLGTTNPWSMLIASASVTVLLVGRRFLPVVPWALVVLVLATVVVVFTGADEAGVDVLGDVPAGPPALTWPVISWTEWLALVPSAIALTLVTVAEGLLVARSYAEKRRYSTSPNRDLFAFGIANVAAGASASFAVGSSTSRTAAMDQAGSRTQLPSLVLAAGSLLLLVFGTALLADIPSPAIGAIVAVAILPLLGIRDFIDLWRLDRFEFWIGAVCFLVTLLIGSIPGILVAFVLALVNLAKRASSPAIDVLARNDNPTASLLDPAPAGEVTAPGVIVVRMAAPLFFANGTVFAEAVRKAVTSAGEGTVHHVVIDMEAVTDVDVTASEAFDGLRTWLTQHKIEIAFSRVRSGAMPRLRRFGIIDDGASVYPTNRDAVTALTAPEHWFDRVKHKLRRDRASDDPTTPDSHVTMSSN